In one window of Henckelia pumila isolate YLH828 chromosome 1, ASM3356847v2, whole genome shotgun sequence DNA:
- the LOC140892935 gene encoding zinc finger BED domain-containing protein DAYSLEEPER-like produces the protein MDIPIKQSDSLDSDVKANKRRKKKSMVWDHFTISTVNADCVRAFCNQCKKSFAYISGSKQAGTSHLKRHIALGICPVGRNSQDNDQLSPSTPSPRSIISVNGTNRPRKRYRAGSKVANIYLNDDCYSHEFVKMIVRHDYPLHMCQHSGFVDFVHALHPVFNMMSVSNLEEQILHFYLREKLHILDLLNGISGHISLAMDFWTSNQSLVYMLLTGHFIDRDWKLQRRILNFIRIPFPDSDTAFNNVVASCMADWNSEGKLLTVTLDHSNANKNARGNLRRLLSVKNSLLQNGLIINSCYSRVLSSLAKDAIYYIKETVNKVRDSVKFVKSSEVHEERFNKLRLLLQVSSNKTLTSDDLTKWNTTYDMLMAASELEQVFSCLDTVDPDYKLSPSTEEWHQVKALCKYLEVLYEAASVLTSNVYPTSNIFFHKVCGIQLKLMEDYASQDFFLCRLSKPLLETFSRYWEDCYLVLAIAVVMDPRFKMQLVKFNFSRIYGADAENWIKIVDEGLHELYLESVLLCLPARTTFLEEGNDTLLKMEAPQEDNPLSNGDDFPDIDITYLSDVMGGAQHLKSELDQYLEESVLPRVQGFDVLGWWNVNRTKYPTLAKMASDVLSIPFSTVPPDSVFDTGDRKIGGHHSSLQPSTLQALVCARDWLQYERSESIPGKDIPTEIVKA, from the coding sequence AAAAAGAAGTCCATGGTTTGGGATCACTTCACAATTTCTACCGTAAATGCTGATTGTGTCAGGGCCTTCTGTAACCAGTGCAAGAAGTCATTTGCTTATATATCAGGCTCAAAACAAGCAGGCACAAGCCACCTGAAACGACATATTGCTTTGGGAATCTGCCCTGTTGGCCGGAATAGTCAGGACAATGATCAATTGAGTCCTTCCACACCATCTCCCAGAAGTATCATTTCTGTTAATGGTACCAATAGACCAAGAAAGCGTTACCGAGCTGGCAGTAAAGTGGCCAATATTTACCTCAATGACGACTGCTATAGTCACGAATTCGTAAAAATGATCGTTCGGCATGACTACCCACTTCACATGTGCCAACATTCTGGATTTGTTGATTTTGTGCATGCTCTTCACCCTGTGTTTAACATGATGAGTGTAAGTAATTTGGAAGAGCAAATTTTGCACTTTTACTTGAGAGAGAAGCTGCATATTCTTGACCTTCTTAATGGGATTTCGGGACATATCAGTCTTGCTATGGACTTCTGGACTTCTAATCAAAGCCTTGTTTACATGCTTCTTACCGGGCACTTCATAGATCGGGATTGGAAGTTGCAGAGGCGGATCTTGAACTTTATCAGGATACCCTTccctgattctgatactgcatTCAATAACGTGGTTGCTTCCTGTATGGCTGATTGGAATTCTGAAGGAAAGCTATTGACTGTCACTCTGGATCATTCCAATGCCAATAAAAATGCCAGGGGAAATCTTAGACGCCTACTATCAGTCAAGAACTCCCTTCTCCAAAATGGTCTAATAATCAACAGCTGCTATTCTCGCGTACTGAGCAGTCTCGCAAAAGATGCAATTTATTATATAAAGGAGACCGTCAACAAGGTCCGTGACAGTGTGAAATTTGTAAAAAGTTCAGAAGTTCATGAAGAAAGATTTAACAAATTGAGACTGCTGCTTCAAGTGTCCAGTAACAAGACCTTGACATCCGATGACCTTACAAAATGGAACACCACCTATGACATGTTAATGGCTGCCTCTGAGTTGGAGCAAGTGTTTTCTTGCTTAGATACCGTTGATCCAGATTACAAGTTGTCTCCATCTACGGAAGAATGGCACCAGGTGAAAGCTCTCTGCAAATACTTGGAAGTTTTATATGAAGCAGCTAGTGTTCTAACCTCAAATGTCTATCCGACAAGCAATATATTCTTCCATAAAGTGTGTGGAATCCAGCTTAAACTGATGGAAGATTACGCAAGTCAGGATTTCTTTCTATGCCGCTTATCTAAACCGTTGCTGGAAACATTTTCCAGGTATTGGGAGGATTGCTACCTGGTTTTAGCAATCGCTGTTGTAATGGATCCACGGTTCAAGATGCAGCTTGTAAAGTTCAACTTCTCCAGGATATATGGTGCGGATGCTGAGAATTGGATCAAGATTGTTGATGAGGGGTTGCATGAACTATATCTCGAGTCCGTGTTGCTGTGCCTTCCTGCCCGGACAACATTTTTAGAAGAGGGAAACGACACTCTGTTAAAAATGGAGGCACCTCAAGAGGATAATCCTCTCTCAAATGGagatgattttccagatattgaCATAACGTATTTATCTGATGTTATGGGCGGTGCACAGCATTTGAAATCTGAATTAGATCAATATCTGGAGGAATCTGTTCTTCCCCGTGTACAAGGATTCGATGTTTTGGGTTGGTGGAATGTGAACAGAACAAAGTACCCAACTCTTGCAAAAATGGCTTCTGATGTTTTGTCAATTCCCTTTTCAACTGTTCCTCCAGATTCAGTGTTCGATACAGGAGACAGAAAGATTGGTGGTCATCACAGTTCATTACAACCGAGCACGCTTCAGGCACTTGTCTGTGCAAGGGATTGGCTTCAATACGAGCGCTCTGAAAGTATTCCGGGTAAAGATATCCCTACGGAAATTGTCAAAGCCTGA